Below is a genomic region from Phacochoerus africanus isolate WHEZ1 chromosome X, ROS_Pafr_v1, whole genome shotgun sequence.
tgggaacctccatgtgctgtgggtttggccctaaaaaggcaaaaaggaaaaaaaaaaaatctggaggaaAGAACTTCAGAAAACCAATAATAGTCTACTGATCTTCATACAAATAGGTCTGACAGCAAGGCATGTATTGCTAGTTGCTTTTGCCAGTTCAGGGAGTGAAATAATCACACTCTCACCTGCTCACCCTCATCACTTACCACACAGAGTTTGCAGGACAGCTGGTGACAGAGAGGACAGGACTCCTGCCTATAGTTGTGCAACTGAATAATTCTGACTGGCCCATTCTGGGGGAGTGCCATGCCTTCATTAATCTCATGCTGTTTAACACACTGAATTAAATAGCAAGGAGAATAATCTGGTCCATCTTCCAGAAGGACTTTTAGACATCCTAAACTTTCAGAGCTttccacaggcatagcaacattACATTTTGAAAGTGAGTTAATGGATGAGGTCTTTTGACAATCGTCTCTCTAGAGATCAGCCTGACAATCTTATCAACTCCTTATTAGCCTGATGGAAACAGAGAAAATCATCCTTATGTCTCTATCTCCTGTATTCTTTTTctggcaaaaaagaaaggagccattttaaatgatactctgcCTGTACTTGTACATctgaaaaatttctttgaaaaacaacCAACAAGGTCATTTTGGCAGTACAATCACATTTTTAATGATCTCATAATTGCTGGGCAAAAGTAAATATATCCTGGTATGGTTCTCACTTAGCATTTCAACAAAGTCCTCAACACATTTTGGGAGTTATGTGAGTAATATCTGGAGCTGTGTCATGAAGTCAGAGGTCATGGGTAATGAAAGGCATTTATAGCTTAGCTACTTTCACAACTAAGCTACTTTTTGGCAAATCTTCAACTTCCattacccattttttttctccccaaagcaGTCGCTCAAAGAATCAAAAAAAGCATACATTTTATTACTTCATTTTCAGAGCTCAATGGATAACTGGGGCAGCTCAACAGATTTTTGTCAAAAGGTAGGTTTTGAGGTGCTTCTAATTTTACCTTTAAGTATAAAATCTGAGTGCCTTCAAGAATTCCCTTTTGGGAATTCTCTAGTGGactagcaggttgaggatctggcagtatcactgacatggcttggttcacttctgtggcgcaggtttgattcctcggtccaggaacttcctcatgcctcaagcgtggccaaaaaaaaaaaaaaaaaaaaaaaaaagtaccctgTTGGTTACAACTTTACTAATTGGCTCATTTAACTATCTCTAGAGGGTCAAAATGGCCCTTGATATTTCTATTTCTGCCAAATATAAGCCTAATTCAGATAAACATCTGAAATACaaaattccaaaaatttttattcatttctaccACCATATCTGATCTTGACATAGAATGCCATCACCTCCTCTGTCCATATATATTGTACCCATCTTTCAAAACACAAGTTAAGCCCCAACCCCACATGAAATATTTCGCAAATACTTTTCACCTAAAGTTACAGTTCCTTCTTCTGAATTTCCATTGTGGAAAACCATAgctaatagtttgtatctattctTCTTTATGACATTCTtcaattattttatagatttttttctctccacagaAAGTTGAACACTCCTTGAAGTCACTACCAATTGCATATTTAACTTCTGTGGTATAATCCACACTAAACCAAATAGTGAATGCATGCAGTAGGTATTCAGTAAACATTCCTTACCCAAAAGCAAACAACTTGCAAGGCAAAATCCAAACTAGAATCCATAAATCTATAGTACCTAGTATGGTTTTGGAAAATTCTAAACCATCGTTGGCTTTGTCACCATGTCCCACTGTTTGGTGTCTATATTACATTTCACTCTCACATAATCCAGTTAAGGTGATACTTTACTAAATATGCATTTCTAGGTAAAAGCAGCCGATGATTGCAATAGCTCAATAGTCATAAAAGGGTTTCCTGGGGATCCCTTGCCATTATTCAGAAAAAAGAATACCTTTCCAACATAAACTATGTAAATATGACTTACCAACTACTAGCAGGCATTAGCCCAAGTTTCATTATTCCCTCTGATACGGTAAGTGTTAAAAGGGTTTTAACACTATGGCAATTATATTGCTAAtaataagttttcttttaaataaggaCACGGAAATGATAAACTGAAGACAAACAGAAGCTAAAGCTGGAGAATCAAGAGATTTCTTAACAGTGAACCATGCTAGGCAAGTAAACAGATTCCTCCGGGAGAAGTGTTGGAAACATGCCACTTTCATCTTTCAATGAGATAAAGAAAACTTGATAGTTTATAGACAGGGACAAGGCACCCTGGCAGGAAGATGTGGACTTAGAGACCCAAAAGGTCATTTCTATTATGAGTTTGTTGCTTCACAGCAGTGACCGTTCTTTTGCATTAGTAGCTTGCACTTACCCactgtgcacacgcacacacacacacacaagtacattccacatataaactGAAACTCTTGGTCTTTGAGTTTGTTATCTTTCCTtaagcaaaagaaatatatataaccGTTGAGATGTCAAAATGTAACAGCACATACAGCATATTCTGATATTgagaataaagttattttaaggTCTTTGATGTCTAGTCTGAACCAAACAAATCTTAGGTAAATTTAAGGAAGTTGGCCAAATTTAAGGCTTTATCCTAAAGCAAGATTAGTAATCTTAGATTAGGGGATGCCCAGCAAAATTTCAGAGCAATTAATGTGTAGCTCATTGGTAGCTGAGGAAGTATACTTGCttaaagtgggggaggggatgaaaTTTAGGCTGAAAGAACAGAAAGTGCTTTATGCAAAAAGTTACAAGGCAAAATCTGAGCTAATATTTGTAAATTGATGATACCCATTATAGCTTTTATCTCCCCTTCCACTTGCAGAGATGTTTGTAGGGCTCTATTCTGGGaaatatgtatgcacacacacacacacacacacacacacacacacacaccccacaaacCATACTGCACCAAAAAACTAGAAGGTAGGATGAAGGGAAGAACTGCATGCAAGCTGAGGGGCCAGAAAGTAAAAGCCAATATGAtttttacatggatttttttataGTGCTAttcttatttcatcttcacaagAAAGATTCCGATTGCAAAGCAATTTAACCCCCAAAACTCTGCTCTCCACCAAGTTAATAGTATGCACCCCCCAAACTGGAAATTTAAATTACAAGATTAGTCATGGCATTCTGCTTAGACTTCGTATTTCCAACCTGGAAGAGGAGATTCGacaattacctttttaaaataaaacttcagaaatGACTTTTAACAAAAGACCTTGCCACTATGATTCTTCTAAAATCATcttgaaatgatttttcttcGCAAGGGGGTTGCTACAGGATAAATGCAGCGAATGCCTTTAAGTTCATCTACTACTGTGCAAAAAGGAATCATACATTTAGCTTCAAAGGAGTGTCACAGATttatcccctcctcctcccagctcctttTCACCCTCCCTTCCCTAGCAACTGGTAACTTCAGAAAGAGGACTCCAAATCTAGAAAGAAGCAGTTGGTCCCTGGCTTCATTCGACTTGCCAAGCTGCTCTAAGGCAGAAGCACCAGTCATTTCTCCAGACTGAGTCGGCCTGTGTGGGCGTTCAGCTGGTTTTCTCCAGCACCTCAAGAAGGCTTTCTTGATCAAATTTCTCCATGGCTTGTATTGAAAATGTGTAAGTACAAAACTGAGTACAACTGTTGGATTTGAAGGCAAAAGGCCATTTGAATTGTTTCCCTGTGTAAGTGCGACAGGGAAGGCAGGGCATGAATTCAGGTATTAAGAATAATGGATTTAGGGTGGCTGTTTTTCAATGTAATTTTGAAACAAAAGTTGCAAATCTTTAATCTAAATCGTGGGGTTTATATATGAGGAAATTCTTACTCTCGTGGTACTAGTtgtatgaaagaaaatttaacaaaagtCAATGTAAATGGTGACTAATGCTTCCAAAAAGAGAAACGAACTGGACTGTTAACTAACTTTTCTTTGACTTCggcggagaaaaaaaaaaaaaaagttttccctcATAAGACTTTCCAGAGCACTTTAAATGAAGGGTTTAGTGGATCTTACTGGGACAGCAAGAGCTGACATTTCCTCTGTTTTTACGGCATGCCTGCTCGCTGCAGCCTTTGAGGAAGCTATCTGGGTCTTCTAGGCTTCCTCGTTGCCTTGAGGAGTATGGGGAACCGGGTGGACCCACAGGCCAGCCATAAAGGGAAACCACAAGGCCTGGGGCTGAACAGGCCTTCTGATCTGGGGCAAGGGGGCTGAAAAAGTATTTTCTCACTACACCGGGGAGGAGATCGGGCTCTCCCTTTTCCCACGGTGTATTCCAGACAGTTCGATCAATCACATATTTCACATCTTTCCTGATCACTGCCTTTCCATTTTTGTTgacttatttatttctgtttttgcaagCCTTGGAGCGCACGCCCCTTCAGCTACAGCAGTAGCTGCGGAAGAACACGCAGACCGGGAGCCGCGGCTGGCTGTGCAGCTCCAGTGTCCGAGTTCCGCGCTACAGGGTAATTCGGAGTCCTGGGGCCACCCTCGCCTCCCGCTTAGACCTCCCTTCGGTGTGCTGACCGATCTGGCAAGAGAGCAACTGGAGCGCCCCTCGGAGAGAACAGAATCCTGCATTCCTGTCAACTGTTCCAGAGCTCTCAACCCCCTGTACCGGCTACCACCTGCTGCTGAGGAAGAGGCCTTAGCAACAGCAGAAGTAAATAGCTCTGAGGGGCTGGCAGGCCGGAGGCAGAGGGGACAGGATTCTATTCATGTGTCCCAGGAATTCTCTGGCGGCCCCCCCGTACTGATGGTGGGGGGGACGAGGGTTAGCAATGGGAGCAGTGAGAGAGGTGGGAGTAGTGCAAGGTTATATGTGGCTTTGCCTCGGGGTCAAGGATTCTTTCCATCCAGGAGCCCCCAAGTAAGAGGCCCTCCACACATCCCCACCCTTAGATCGGGGATAATGATGGAGGTGCCTCAAGGAAGTAAGAGAATGACCAGCAAGGAAAGCTTGGCTCAAGTTTCTTTTCCACCGGGAGGCCCGCGGCACTCGGTGGAGAATTGGCCAAGGCCTGTTCCCTTGTCATCCAGCACTCCAGGTGTACCTTCCTGCGCTACTGCTCATTGCTTCATTCCTCCTCGACCTCGCAGTTTTAATCCATTTCTGGCTATGCCTATCGCTTTTGCTCCTCCCCCGCTATTTGGTCCTCTGATGCCTTCCTATTTTGCCAATTTCCCTTCTTGGGGAATGCCAGCTCCCGCATGCTCAAACAGAGAGAACAACTgatggcaaaggaaaaaaaaaaaaaaaaaaaaacgaggaaaAATTAACGGTTGTGCAAAGAGGTGAAAGTTACTCATTTACCTTTTTATATTTGAAACCCCTCACACTCTTACACCCTGTTTACCACTGCTGTGCCTTACATACTGG
It encodes:
- the PRR32 gene encoding proline-rich protein 32 gives rise to the protein MACIENVLGAHAPSATAVAAEEHADREPRLAVQLQCPSSALQGNSESWGHPRLPLRPPFGVLTDLAREQLERPSERTESCIPVNCSRALNPLYRLPPAAEEEALATAEVNSSEGLAGRRQRGQDSIHVSQEFSGGPPVLMVGGTRVSNGSSERGGSSARLYVALPRGQGFFPSRSPQVRGPPHIPTLRSGIMMEVPQGSKRMTSKESLAQVSFPPGGPRHSVENWPRPVPLSSSTPGVPSCATAHCFIPPRPRSFNPFLAMPIAFAPPPLFGPLMPSYFANFPSWGMPAPACSNRENN